Proteins encoded in a region of the Bacillus sp. T3 genome:
- a CDS encoding CoA-binding protein, translating into MAIENPSREQIGAFLKKAKRIAVIGLSDNPERTSYTVSKAMQDAGYEIIPVNPQVEEVLGVKAVASLTDIEGHIDIVNVFRRSEFLPQVAEEFLKVDADIFWAQLGVEHEGVFKQLTEKGYTVIMDRCIKVEHALTK; encoded by the coding sequence TTGGCAATAGAAAATCCTAGTCGAGAACAAATCGGTGCATTTTTAAAAAAAGCAAAAAGAATTGCAGTAATTGGATTAAGTGACAATCCTGAACGAACATCCTACACTGTTTCAAAAGCTATGCAGGATGCTGGTTATGAAATCATTCCTGTAAATCCACAAGTAGAAGAAGTTCTCGGGGTGAAAGCAGTTGCTAGTTTAACCGACATTGAGGGGCATATTGATATTGTCAATGTTTTTCGTCGCTCAGAGTTTTTACCACAGGTAGCTGAGGAATTCCTGAAAGTAGATGCTGATATCTTTTGGGCCCAACTGGGTGTAGAACACGAGGGAGTATTTAAACAGCTTACAGAAAAAGGCTACACGGTCATTATGGATCGTTGTATCAAGGTCGAGCACGCATTAACCAAATAG
- the parC gene encoding DNA topoisomerase IV subunit A, translating into MSQVEKFRDLPLEEVLGDRFGRYSKYIIQERALPDARDGLKPVQRRILFAMHVEGNTHDKGFRKSAKTVGNVIGNYHPHGDSSVYEAMVRMSQDWKVRNVLVEMHGNNGSVDGDPPAAMRYTEARLSAIATELLRDIDKETVEFVPNFDDTSMEPTVLPARFPNLLVNGSTGISAGYATEIPPHHLGEVIDAVIMKMDKPDVTVDEIMTVMKGPDFPTGGIIQGVEGIKKAYETGKGKIIIRCKSEIETIRGGKQQIVITEIPFEVNKANLVKKMDEFRLDRKLEGISEVRDETDRTGLRIVVELKKDADAEGVLNYLYKNSDLQVTYNFNMVAIHNKRPKQLGVRELLSAYIEHQKEVVTRRSQYELRKASERQHIVEGLMKALSILDEVIATIRASKDKRDAKDNLIARFQFTEAQAEAIVSLQLYRLTNTDITALRNEAEELAKKIEELTAILGSEQKLLNVIKKELKEVKKKFTDERRSIVQAEIEEIKINLEVMIANEDVIVTVTEHGYVKRTSQRSFAASNGQDFAIKDSDRLLAKLDMNTTDVLLLFTNKGNYLYCPVHELPDIRWKDMGQHIANIIPIDRDESIIRALPIKDFNPNQYLLFVTKNGMVKKTELNHYKAQRYSKPLVAVNLKGDDEVIDVHLTEGKMELFLMSHYGYALWFNEEEISIVGARAAGVKGMNLKDGDYVIGGKLVEPEHTESIVIATQRGAVKKMKLNEFELSSRAKRGVVVLRELKSNPHRVIGFETVHNPDIVHIESEKGQTESILCADIRFNDRYQNGSFFMDESDNGKLVRLYKEKSES; encoded by the coding sequence ATGAGTCAAGTAGAAAAATTCCGCGATCTTCCTCTTGAAGAGGTTCTAGGTGACCGCTTCGGCCGTTATAGTAAATATATTATTCAGGAACGGGCATTACCTGATGCTCGTGATGGATTAAAACCAGTTCAACGCCGTATTTTATTTGCGATGCATGTTGAAGGGAATACGCATGACAAAGGGTTCCGAAAATCAGCTAAAACGGTCGGGAATGTAATTGGTAACTATCATCCCCATGGTGATTCTTCCGTTTATGAAGCCATGGTCCGAATGAGCCAGGATTGGAAGGTTCGCAATGTTCTAGTTGAAATGCATGGGAATAACGGTAGTGTGGATGGAGACCCTCCAGCGGCAATGCGTTATACTGAAGCGAGACTTTCGGCGATTGCTACAGAGCTTTTAAGAGATATCGATAAAGAGACGGTAGAGTTTGTACCAAACTTTGACGATACTTCAATGGAACCAACCGTTCTTCCAGCACGCTTTCCAAACCTGTTGGTTAACGGATCGACAGGAATTTCTGCTGGATATGCGACTGAAATTCCACCACACCATTTAGGAGAAGTAATTGACGCCGTCATTATGAAAATGGACAAACCTGATGTGACAGTTGATGAAATTATGACCGTCATGAAGGGGCCAGATTTCCCTACTGGCGGGATCATTCAGGGTGTTGAGGGAATTAAAAAGGCTTATGAGACAGGTAAAGGGAAAATTATTATCCGCTGTAAGTCGGAAATCGAAACCATTCGTGGCGGTAAACAGCAAATTGTCATTACTGAAATTCCGTTTGAAGTGAACAAAGCGAACTTAGTTAAAAAGATGGATGAGTTTCGTTTAGATCGAAAGCTAGAGGGTATTTCTGAAGTTCGCGATGAAACGGATCGAACGGGTTTAAGAATTGTTGTTGAATTGAAGAAGGACGCTGATGCAGAGGGTGTCTTAAATTATTTATATAAAAATAGTGATCTTCAAGTGACCTATAACTTTAATATGGTTGCCATTCATAACAAGCGTCCGAAGCAATTGGGTGTGAGAGAGCTTCTTTCAGCTTATATTGAACATCAAAAGGAAGTTGTTACGAGACGTTCACAATATGAGCTAAGAAAAGCAAGTGAACGGCAGCACATTGTTGAAGGTCTAATGAAAGCTCTTTCCATTCTCGATGAAGTGATTGCCACAATTAGAGCTTCAAAGGATAAACGAGATGCGAAGGATAACTTGATTGCTAGATTTCAATTTACTGAGGCGCAAGCAGAAGCGATTGTATCCTTGCAGCTATATCGGTTAACGAACACAGATATCACTGCTTTACGGAATGAAGCAGAGGAACTAGCGAAAAAAATTGAAGAACTCACCGCCATTTTAGGAAGCGAACAAAAGCTCCTTAATGTAATAAAAAAAGAATTAAAAGAAGTGAAAAAGAAATTTACAGACGAACGTCGTAGTATTGTACAAGCTGAAATAGAAGAAATTAAAATTAATCTTGAGGTTATGATTGCTAACGAAGATGTTATCGTGACGGTAACGGAGCATGGTTATGTAAAGCGTACTAGCCAACGGTCTTTCGCCGCATCAAACGGACAGGATTTCGCGATTAAGGATTCTGATCGATTATTGGCAAAGCTTGATATGAACACAACCGATGTATTGCTGTTGTTTACGAATAAAGGAAACTACTTATATTGTCCTGTTCATGAATTGCCGGACATTCGCTGGAAAGACATGGGACAGCATATTGCAAACATTATCCCAATTGATCGAGATGAATCGATTATTAGAGCATTACCGATTAAGGATTTTAATCCAAACCAATATCTATTGTTTGTTACCAAAAATGGGATGGTTAAAAAGACCGAGTTAAATCATTATAAAGCACAACGTTATTCAAAACCACTTGTAGCCGTTAATCTAAAGGGGGATGATGAGGTCATTGACGTCCATCTCACAGAAGGTAAGATGGAATTGTTCCTAATGTCACATTATGGCTACGCCTTGTGGTTTAATGAAGAGGAAATTAGTATTGTTGGAGCCCGTGCAGCTGGTGTGAAAGGTATGAACTTAAAAGATGGGGATTACGTAATCGGCGGAAAATTGGTTGAACCGGAGCACACGGAGTCTATTGTGATCGCAACGCAACGTGGAGCTGTGAAAAAAATGAAGTTAAATGAATTCGAATTATCTTCACGTGCAAAACGTGGCGTAGTTGTACTGAGAGAGCTTAAGTCAAATCCACATCGTGTGATTGGATTTGAAACGGTTCATAATCCAGATATTGTTCACATCGAATCCGAAAAAGGACAAACAGAATCGATTCTATGTGCTGATATACGATTTAATGATCGATATCAAAATGGGTCTTTCTTTATGGATGAATCAGATAATGGAAAATTAGTCAGACTTTATAAGGAAAAATCAGAGTCTTAA
- the parE gene encoding DNA topoisomerase IV subunit B — MARNQQVFDYNDDAIQVLEGLEAVRKRPGMYIGSTDARGLHHLVYEIVDNSVDEALSGFGNHIIVKIHKNNSISVQDKGRGMPTGMHKLGKPTPEVILTVLHAGGKFGQGGYKTSGGLHGVGASVVNALSEWLIVTIKRDGFIYEQRFENGGKPVTTLEKIGKTNQTGTTIHFKPDPTIFSTTTYNYETLCERLRESAFLLKGMKIEMIDERNDVQEVFHYENGIEAFVEYLNEEKDVLHPVVSFEGIQNGIEVDFSFQFNDGYSENVLSFVNNVRTKDGGTHEAGSKTAMTRIFNDYARKVGLLKEKDKNLDGADIREGLSAIISVRIPEELLQFEGQTKGKLGTSEARSAVDAVVSEHLSYFLEENPDISSLLIKKSVKAYQAREAARKAREEARSGKKKKRSEAVLSGKLTPAQSRNPQKNELYLVEGDSAGGSAKQGRDRRFQAVLPLRGKVINTEKAKLSDIFKNEEINTIIHAIGGGVGSDFSIEDINYDKVVIMTDADTDGAHIQVLLLTFFYRYMKPLIEKGKIFIALPPLYKVSKGAGKKEVIEYAWSDDDLQDAMKKIGRGYMIQRYKGLGEMNADQLWDTTMNPDTRTLIRVRIDDAARAERRVTTLMGDKVEPRRKWIESNVAFGLEEDGNILENENISVAEEETEG; from the coding sequence GTGGCAAGGAACCAGCAAGTATTTGATTACAATGATGACGCCATCCAGGTGCTCGAGGGGCTCGAGGCAGTTCGGAAAAGGCCTGGAATGTACATTGGCAGCACCGATGCCCGCGGTCTTCACCACCTCGTATATGAAATAGTAGATAACTCTGTTGATGAAGCATTATCAGGTTTCGGAAATCATATCATTGTAAAAATCCATAAAAATAATTCAATTAGTGTCCAGGATAAAGGACGAGGCATGCCAACTGGGATGCATAAGCTCGGAAAACCAACCCCTGAGGTCATTCTTACTGTCCTCCATGCAGGTGGGAAATTTGGTCAAGGTGGGTATAAAACGAGCGGTGGCTTGCATGGTGTAGGTGCATCCGTCGTAAACGCCTTATCAGAATGGCTCATCGTCACGATTAAACGTGATGGATTTATTTATGAGCAGCGTTTTGAAAATGGAGGAAAACCAGTCACAACACTGGAGAAAATCGGGAAAACAAACCAAACAGGTACGACCATCCATTTCAAACCCGATCCAACCATCTTTTCAACAACTACGTACAATTATGAAACGTTATGTGAACGATTGCGTGAATCCGCCTTTTTGTTAAAAGGCATGAAAATTGAAATGATTGATGAACGGAACGATGTTCAAGAGGTTTTTCATTATGAGAACGGAATCGAAGCATTTGTTGAATATTTAAACGAGGAAAAGGATGTCCTTCACCCTGTTGTTAGCTTTGAAGGCATACAGAACGGGATTGAAGTCGATTTTTCGTTTCAATTTAACGATGGATATTCTGAAAATGTACTATCCTTTGTTAATAATGTTCGAACAAAAGACGGTGGTACCCATGAAGCTGGATCAAAAACAGCGATGACTCGGATTTTCAATGATTATGCTCGCAAGGTAGGATTGTTAAAGGAAAAGGATAAAAATCTCGATGGTGCGGATATTCGTGAAGGCTTATCAGCGATTATTTCCGTGCGGATTCCAGAAGAATTATTGCAATTCGAAGGACAAACAAAAGGTAAGCTTGGAACAAGTGAAGCTCGTTCTGCAGTAGACGCGGTGGTATCGGAACATCTCTCCTATTTTCTTGAAGAAAACCCCGATATTAGTTCCCTTTTGATAAAAAAATCAGTAAAGGCTTATCAGGCACGTGAAGCTGCACGTAAAGCACGTGAAGAAGCAAGAAGTGGGAAAAAGAAAAAACGCTCTGAAGCGGTCCTTTCTGGTAAATTAACTCCAGCACAGTCCCGTAATCCCCAAAAAAATGAACTATATTTAGTTGAGGGAGATTCCGCAGGTGGCTCTGCAAAACAGGGGCGCGATCGGCGCTTTCAAGCCGTCCTGCCATTAAGAGGTAAGGTTATTAATACGGAGAAGGCAAAGCTATCCGATATTTTTAAAAACGAAGAAATAAATACCATCATCCACGCGATTGGCGGTGGTGTTGGCTCTGATTTTAGCATAGAGGATATCAATTACGATAAGGTCGTCATCATGACCGATGCGGACACAGATGGCGCGCATATTCAGGTTCTTCTATTAACCTTCTTTTATCGATATATGAAGCCATTAATCGAAAAAGGCAAGATTTTCATTGCGCTGCCACCTTTATATAAAGTGAGTAAAGGAGCAGGAAAAAAGGAAGTCATTGAGTATGCTTGGAGTGATGATGACCTTCAGGATGCAATGAAAAAGATTGGCCGTGGTTACATGATTCAGCGTTATAAAGGGCTTGGTGAAATGAACGCCGATCAGCTATGGGATACGACGATGAATCCTGATACCCGAACACTCATTCGCGTTCGCATTGATGATGCAGCCAGAGCGGAACGTCGTGTCACAACGTTAATGGGTGATAAAGTAGAACCGAGAAGAAAATGGATTGAATCGAATGTGGCTTTCGGTTTAGAAGAGGATGGTAACATTCTTGAAAATGAGAATATCAGTGTAGCAGAGGAGGAGACTGAAGGATGA
- a CDS encoding NAD-dependent epimerase produces the protein MLILITGCAGFIGFHLTKRLLKDGFEVVGIDNLNDYYDVSLKKSRLNLLLPCSGFTFKKVNLEDKQEINEIFNHHQPTVVINLGAQAGVRYSLTNPHAYVDSNITGFLNILEESKRVKVKHLIYASTSSVYGMNDKLPFATEQPVDHPISVYAATKRTNELFAHTYSHLFGLPTTGLRFFTVYGPWGRPDMALFLFTKSILNNEPIKIFNYGLMKRDFTYVDDIIESIVRLIPLPPIPNSSRNLQPNQSKAPFQIFNIGNNSPVNLIKFIDAIEEKLGINAKKEFLPLQDGDVPETFADVEDLFSKINFQPKTSIEEGIGKFIDWYKDYYKIV, from the coding sequence ATATTGATATTAATTACCGGATGTGCAGGTTTTATTGGTTTCCATCTAACTAAAAGACTTCTAAAGGATGGCTTCGAGGTCGTCGGTATCGATAATTTAAATGACTATTATGATGTTTCTTTAAAAAAATCGCGTCTAAACCTATTATTGCCTTGTAGCGGTTTCACTTTTAAAAAAGTAAATTTGGAAGATAAACAAGAAATAAATGAAATATTTAACCACCATCAGCCTACAGTAGTTATTAATCTAGGTGCCCAGGCTGGAGTACGATATAGCCTTACAAATCCACACGCTTATGTAGACTCTAACATTACTGGATTTTTAAATATTTTAGAAGAGAGCAAGCGCGTAAAGGTTAAGCATCTTATTTACGCTTCAACAAGTTCAGTTTATGGAATGAACGACAAATTGCCATTTGCAACGGAACAACCTGTGGACCATCCTATCAGTGTATATGCAGCCACCAAGAGAACAAATGAACTATTTGCTCATACTTATAGCCATTTATTTGGACTGCCTACTACTGGACTGAGATTCTTCACAGTATATGGACCATGGGGACGACCAGATATGGCATTGTTTTTATTTACAAAATCAATTTTAAACAATGAGCCAATCAAGATTTTTAATTATGGACTGATGAAACGTGACTTTACTTATGTAGATGATATTATTGAAAGCATCGTTAGATTGATCCCACTCCCCCCTATTCCAAATAGTAGCCGCAATTTACAACCTAACCAAAGTAAAGCGCCATTTCAAATTTTTAATATTGGAAATAACAGTCCAGTAAATTTAATAAAATTTATTGATGCTATCGAGGAAAAATTGGGCATTAATGCTAAGAAAGAATTTTTACCCCTTCAGGATGGAGATGTTCCTGAAACTTTTGCTGATGTTGAAGATTTATTTAGTAAAATCAATTTTCAACCAAAAACATCAATTGAGGAAGGAATTGGAAAATTCATTGATTGGTATAAAGACTACTATAAAATAGTTTAG
- a CDS encoding glycosyltransferase family 2 protein has translation MGVPKKTSKVSVIIQAQNEQETIGGLINEIKRLNPHETIVVVNGSTDDTEKIAKNLDCNVIIFSEALGINVGKSIGALKAEGDILLFLDGDMVIKAEKLKPFITAIENGNDVALNDLNILIRKKRIFTTSLCKVALNTLLKRRDLLVNSFVAIPNAISKAALRKIGWWNLTDPPTTQAMAVLHNLKITIPTKINVVGLNPIRKETHKTRERNSPYMKSTSRIVGDHISALNLLINERGKRGGFTGERDFTVLKKVNSYPFQFEKHSKVKRSAVISVDSKKKNLESNIRQLLHANVEDIVLLIEKNNLDSINKYTEMEQVTLVELPETYQPFMSRVLGANNATGENILFIESDKPITSWEVLNFYTEAEKGVGIVLNKDSHFLESMYPICQQTIIKCFLNTIIKKPSFLNNSLYSTPHVLNRKVLEQIGTESLMIPALAYTKAITAGYTISAPYAIGEEGIQLDDDLVLGDHLEAIKYYLSKAGIRGGFNDGGKNRKLLEQLKIEEGDLDVE, from the coding sequence ATGGGTGTTCCCAAAAAAACCTCAAAAGTATCTGTAATTATTCAAGCCCAAAATGAACAAGAAACAATTGGGGGACTAATCAATGAAATCAAAAGACTAAACCCTCATGAAACCATCGTTGTGGTGAACGGCTCAACCGACGATACAGAAAAAATTGCAAAAAATCTTGATTGCAATGTCATAATTTTTTCTGAAGCATTAGGGATCAATGTAGGCAAGTCAATAGGCGCATTAAAAGCCGAAGGAGACATACTTCTTTTTTTGGATGGTGATATGGTAATAAAGGCTGAAAAATTAAAACCCTTTATTACCGCAATAGAAAATGGTAATGATGTTGCATTAAACGATTTAAATATTTTGATTAGAAAAAAGAGAATTTTTACAACTTCTCTTTGTAAGGTTGCCTTGAATACTTTACTGAAAAGGAGAGACCTGCTTGTCAACTCCTTTGTTGCGATACCAAATGCAATTAGCAAGGCAGCCCTCCGCAAAATTGGCTGGTGGAATTTAACTGACCCGCCAACAACTCAAGCGATGGCGGTTCTTCACAATTTAAAAATAACTATACCAACAAAAATAAATGTAGTCGGACTTAACCCGATCAGGAAAGAAACACATAAAACAAGAGAAAGAAATTCACCCTATATGAAATCAACAAGCCGAATAGTAGGAGATCACATATCAGCTCTAAACCTGCTTATTAACGAAAGAGGGAAAAGAGGTGGCTTTACGGGAGAGAGAGATTTTACTGTCTTAAAAAAGGTGAACTCTTATCCATTCCAATTTGAAAAACACTCTAAAGTAAAACGAAGTGCAGTAATCTCAGTAGATTCGAAAAAGAAAAACTTAGAGTCAAACATCCGGCAATTACTTCATGCAAATGTGGAAGACATTGTCCTACTTATTGAAAAGAATAATTTGGATTCAATAAATAAGTATACAGAAATGGAACAAGTTACTCTGGTTGAACTTCCTGAGACATACCAGCCGTTCATGTCAAGGGTTTTAGGTGCCAATAACGCCACTGGTGAAAACATTCTATTCATAGAAAGCGATAAGCCTATAACGTCCTGGGAGGTATTGAATTTTTATACTGAAGCAGAAAAAGGAGTCGGTATTGTTTTAAATAAAGACTCCCATTTCCTTGAATCGATGTATCCTATATGTCAACAAACCATCATTAAATGTTTTCTAAATACGATTATAAAAAAGCCTTCCTTTTTAAATAATTCTCTATACAGCACACCTCATGTTTTGAACAGAAAAGTACTCGAACAGATTGGAACTGAATCTCTTATGATTCCAGCGTTGGCTTATACAAAGGCAATAACTGCAGGTTATACAATTTCAGCACCTTATGCGATAGGGGAAGAGGGGATTCAATTGGATGATGATTTAGTACTCGGTGATCATCTGGAGGCTATTAAATATTACCTATCAAAAGCGGGCATAAGGGGTGGCTTTAATGACGGTGGGAAAAACCGTAAATTGTTGGAGCAATTAAAAATTGAAGAAGGAGATCTTGATGTTGAGTAA
- a CDS encoding glycosyltransferase family 2 protein codes for MGIVEEKPLVSIVLPVKNEGENIKNTINSLFKTKTDYPYEIIVVDDNSEDGCCDYLKKSQDKKIKLVHANNAGAALARNIGGEQATGEYVIFCDSHLFFEDYWMDRLLEPLRSGIADAINPGIASADSPDKVGYGYTWNENLEPKWNIGKRGLFASPLIASGCLAMSKKVFDDIEGYERGFRVWGKNDDDISLKLWLFGYNCYVLPEVKIRHIFRKKSPFKLTWNDINYNFMRMAYSHFNEERIEKCKKLIKHSDADRIVEEVLKGDVLEQRERYFKKRKYDDDWYMKRFNIQF; via the coding sequence ATGGGTATTGTTGAAGAAAAGCCGCTTGTTTCTATTGTATTGCCAGTAAAAAATGAAGGTGAGAACATTAAAAATACTATCAACTCTTTATTTAAAACTAAAACGGACTACCCTTACGAAATCATTGTAGTTGATGACAACTCAGAGGACGGGTGTTGTGATTATTTAAAAAAATCTCAGGATAAAAAAATCAAACTGGTTCATGCCAATAATGCAGGAGCTGCTTTAGCTAGAAACATCGGCGGTGAGCAAGCCACAGGAGAGTATGTCATATTTTGCGATTCACATTTGTTTTTTGAGGATTACTGGATGGATAGATTATTAGAACCTTTAAGATCTGGAATCGCTGATGCAATAAATCCAGGCATTGCTAGCGCCGATAGTCCTGACAAAGTTGGATATGGTTATACATGGAATGAAAATTTAGAACCAAAGTGGAATATTGGAAAAAGGGGACTATTTGCATCCCCACTTATAGCTTCAGGATGTTTGGCGATGAGTAAGAAAGTATTTGATGACATTGAAGGATATGAAAGAGGATTCCGGGTATGGGGCAAGAACGATGATGATATTTCTTTGAAACTATGGTTATTTGGTTACAACTGCTATGTTTTACCTGAAGTAAAAATCCGCCATATTTTTAGAAAGAAATCCCCGTTTAAGTTAACATGGAATGATATCAATTATAACTTTATGCGTATGGCTTACAGCCATTTTAACGAAGAAAGAATTGAAAAGTGTAAAAAGCTGATCAAACATTCGGACGCAGACAGAATCGTAGAAGAAGTGTTAAAAGGTGATGTTTTAGAGCAGAGGGAACGATACTTTAAAAAACGGAAGTATGACGATGATTGGTATATGAAACGGTTTAATATTCAGTTCTAA
- a CDS encoding nucleotide sugar dehydrogenase: protein MLSKIAIIGLGYVGLPLAQLFLQNHHTVYGIDYDVKKIESINKGKSYLSDFQDEDIEGMVQTGNFQAGNSYEVISKAEVIILCVPTPLSEDETPDISYIKNAIYKSLPFLKEGQLVILESSTYPGTTEEIIVPLISQNKEFSIGKDFHIAYSPERIDPGQKQFGLEDIPKIVGGVTQKCTERAKSIYETIFKSVVTVSSPKVAEMSKLVENTQRLINISFMNELAIFCDEMDINLWEVINACSTKPFGFTPYFPGPGIGGHCIPVDPLYLLWKAEKHHFELTSIKVAHETNQKMPQFVVEKIAKHIKKPLSTANIFVIGVTYKKDVNDVRESKALDILTSLVELGSKVDYHDPFIPQISIKDSELQSIPLSTEKLRAADCTLILTDHSNIDYDMILEKSNLIIDTRNAMKNKKHLGKVVLL from the coding sequence ATGTTGAGTAAAATTGCTATTATTGGGTTGGGGTATGTGGGTCTTCCACTTGCCCAATTATTTTTACAAAATCATCACACTGTCTACGGTATAGATTATGATGTAAAAAAGATTGAATCAATTAATAAAGGGAAAAGTTATTTAAGTGATTTCCAAGATGAAGATATTGAAGGAATGGTTCAGACCGGAAATTTTCAAGCAGGAAATTCTTATGAGGTAATTTCAAAGGCCGAAGTAATCATTCTTTGCGTTCCAACACCTTTATCAGAAGATGAAACACCAGATATTTCCTACATTAAAAACGCTATATACAAATCACTTCCATTTTTAAAGGAGGGACAATTAGTTATTCTCGAAAGTTCTACTTATCCTGGAACAACCGAAGAAATCATTGTTCCTTTAATCAGCCAAAACAAGGAATTTTCTATTGGTAAAGATTTTCATATCGCTTACTCACCAGAAAGAATTGACCCTGGTCAGAAGCAATTTGGTTTAGAGGATATCCCTAAAATAGTGGGAGGGGTCACTCAAAAATGTACAGAGAGAGCCAAAAGTATCTATGAAACTATTTTTAAAAGTGTTGTAACCGTTTCATCCCCTAAAGTTGCGGAAATGAGTAAGCTCGTTGAGAATACCCAGAGACTTATTAACATTTCTTTTATGAATGAGCTGGCAATCTTTTGCGACGAAATGGATATCAATCTTTGGGAAGTTATCAATGCTTGCAGTACAAAACCATTTGGCTTCACTCCATATTTTCCTGGACCAGGAATTGGTGGGCATTGTATTCCAGTAGATCCACTCTATTTATTATGGAAAGCCGAAAAACATCATTTCGAATTGACATCCATTAAAGTTGCTCATGAAACAAATCAAAAAATGCCTCAATTTGTTGTAGAAAAAATTGCAAAACACATTAAAAAACCATTATCAACTGCCAATATATTTGTCATTGGCGTCACGTATAAAAAAGACGTAAATGATGTACGAGAATCAAAAGCACTAGATATTCTGACAAGCTTGGTGGAACTGGGATCGAAAGTTGATTACCATGATCCATTTATACCCCAAATATCTATTAAGGATTCAGAACTCCAATCCATACCCTTATCTACTGAAAAACTCCGAGCAGCTGATTGCACATTAATCCTTACTGATCACTCCAATATTGATTATGACATGATTTTAGAAAAATCGAATCTAATCATCGACACAAGAAATGCAATGAAAAATAAAAAGCACCTTGGAAAGGTTGTTTTATTGTAA